One genomic region from Desulfatibacillum aliphaticivorans DSM 15576 encodes:
- a CDS encoding long-chain-fatty-acid--CoA ligase, whose product MPLNNDSPKPWTKHYEPEVVPELKFENRTILDYLGQSFSDFPNNAALVFQGYKLSFAGLKDMVDRFASALSGFGIEKGDAVAILLPNSIPCVAAYYAILKIGGVVVMNNPLYSDRELSHQFNDSGAKALITLDLLANRMIDLRPMTRVRQIVYTSMGDYLPFPKNLLFPLIGKKKGLAADVKQASDVYKWKELISGSSPASVQADLDLDDLAMFQYTGGTTGVSKGVMLTHGNLSRQFQQVRAWFNGFDRGKEVMLGALPFFHVFGLTTSMNMAACQGWTNVLVPKPQAEPLLDAISKFKPTFAPLVPTMYIGMLSDPRIKTTDLTSISACFSGSAPLPVEVIKEFEKITGATIVEGFGMTESSPVTHINPLRGTRKPGSIGIPIPNTDAKIVDLETGDNELPQGESGELIIRGPQVMKGYWNRMDDTAETIRDGWLYTGDIAKMDDDGYFYIVDRKKDMILSGGYNVYPRDIDEVYYLNDKVQEVCTVGIPHPSRGEAAKVFIVLKEGVKATEKEMLDFVKDRLAKYKWPVEIEFRTELPKTNVGKILRKDLRAEEMAKRG is encoded by the coding sequence ATGCCTTTAAATAATGACAGTCCAAAGCCTTGGACTAAACACTACGAGCCTGAAGTGGTTCCGGAACTCAAATTTGAGAACCGGACCATTCTGGATTATCTGGGCCAGTCTTTTAGCGACTTTCCCAACAACGCGGCTCTGGTTTTTCAGGGGTACAAACTTAGTTTCGCCGGACTCAAGGACATGGTGGATCGCTTCGCCTCGGCCTTGAGCGGGTTTGGCATTGAAAAAGGGGACGCCGTCGCCATTTTGCTGCCCAACTCCATCCCTTGCGTGGCGGCTTATTACGCTATCCTGAAAATCGGCGGCGTGGTGGTCATGAACAACCCCCTGTATTCCGACCGGGAGTTGTCGCACCAGTTCAACGACTCCGGGGCCAAGGCCCTCATCACCCTGGACCTTTTGGCCAACCGCATGATCGACCTTCGGCCCATGACGCGCGTCCGCCAGATTGTATACACGTCCATGGGCGATTACCTGCCCTTCCCGAAAAATCTTTTGTTCCCTTTAATCGGAAAGAAAAAAGGCCTGGCAGCAGACGTCAAGCAGGCTTCGGACGTTTACAAGTGGAAGGAATTGATTTCCGGGTCGTCCCCCGCATCCGTCCAAGCTGATTTGGACTTGGATGACCTGGCCATGTTCCAATACACCGGCGGGACCACGGGCGTTTCCAAAGGCGTTATGCTGACCCACGGCAACCTGAGCCGCCAGTTCCAGCAGGTAAGAGCCTGGTTTAACGGCTTTGACCGCGGCAAGGAAGTCATGCTGGGCGCCCTGCCCTTTTTCCATGTTTTCGGCCTGACCACGTCCATGAACATGGCCGCCTGCCAGGGCTGGACCAATGTTCTGGTGCCCAAGCCCCAGGCGGAGCCGCTGCTGGACGCCATCAGCAAGTTCAAGCCGACCTTTGCGCCTTTGGTGCCCACCATGTACATCGGCATGCTGTCCGACCCCAGGATCAAAACCACGGACCTGACCAGCATCTCGGCGTGCTTTTCGGGCAGCGCCCCCTTGCCCGTGGAAGTGATCAAGGAATTCGAAAAAATCACCGGCGCCACCATCGTGGAAGGCTTCGGCATGACGGAATCCAGCCCGGTGACCCATATCAACCCGCTTCGGGGAACCCGCAAGCCCGGCAGCATCGGCATTCCAATCCCCAACACCGACGCCAAAATCGTGGATCTGGAAACGGGAGACAATGAACTGCCCCAGGGCGAGAGCGGCGAGCTGATCATCCGCGGCCCCCAGGTGATGAAGGGCTACTGGAACCGCATGGACGATACGGCAGAAACCATCCGGGACGGATGGCTGTATACCGGGGACATCGCCAAAATGGATGATGACGGCTATTTTTACATTGTAGACCGCAAAAAGGACATGATCCTTTCCGGCGGATACAATGTGTACCCTCGCGACATTGACGAGGTTTATTACCTGAACGACAAGGTGCAGGAAGTCTGCACCGTGGGCATCCCCCACCCATCAAGGGGCGAAGCGGCCAAGGTTTTCATCGTGCTGAAAGAAGGCGTGAAAGCCACGGAAAAAGAAATGCTGGACTTCGTCAAGGACAGGCTGGCCAAGTACAAATGGCCTGTGGAAATCGAATTCCGCACGGAACTCCCCAAAACCAATGTAGGAAAAATCCTCCGCAAAGACCTTCGCGCCGAAGAAATGGCGAAAAGAGGTTAG
- the ftsE gene encoding cell division ATP-binding protein FtsE — protein MDNQYPELENKNAIIRMFHVTKRYGAQLALDDVSLDVEANEFLFLTGPSGAGKSTLLKLLYLADTISEGQVLLKGMNLSRLPKKRLPFLRRNIGVVFQDYKLIPTRTVFDNIALVMEVAGASAKQIKRKVGYLLRTVDMEHKAGAFPQSLSGGEQQRVAVARAICGDPDIVLADEPTGSLDAESARVIMELLFGIHARGATVMVATHDEALLHSTRRRIVTLKQGRVVDLGL, from the coding sequence ATGGACAACCAATACCCGGAGCTGGAAAATAAAAACGCCATCATTCGGATGTTTCATGTCACCAAGCGGTATGGCGCCCAACTCGCCCTGGATGACGTGAGCCTGGACGTGGAGGCTAATGAGTTTCTGTTTCTTACCGGTCCCAGCGGGGCCGGAAAAAGCACCTTGCTAAAACTTTTATATCTGGCCGATACGATTTCCGAGGGACAGGTTCTGCTCAAAGGCATGAACCTCTCCCGGCTTCCCAAAAAACGCCTGCCTTTCCTGAGGCGCAATATAGGCGTGGTCTTTCAGGATTACAAGCTCATCCCCACCCGCACTGTGTTTGACAACATCGCCCTGGTCATGGAAGTGGCCGGCGCCAGCGCCAAGCAGATCAAGCGAAAAGTCGGCTACCTGCTCCGCACCGTGGATATGGAGCACAAGGCGGGCGCCTTTCCCCAAAGCCTGTCCGGCGGCGAGCAGCAACGGGTGGCGGTGGCCCGGGCCATTTGCGGAGATCCGGACATCGTCCTGGCGGATGAACCCACCGGCAGCCTGGATGCAGAGAGCGCCAGAGTCATTATGGAGCTGCTGTTCGGCATTCACGCCCGGGGGGCGACTGTGATGGTGGCGACCCATGACGAGGCGTTGCTGCACAGTACGCGGCGCCGCATAGTCACCCTGAAGCAGGGTCGCGTAGTGGATCTGGGGTTATAA
- the rsmI gene encoding 16S rRNA (cytidine(1402)-2'-O)-methyltransferase produces the protein MSTPIGNLEDITYRAIRTLGEVDIIAAEDTRQTLKLLNHYNIKKKLVACHEHNEQEAAKGLIDQMQQGQNVALVSDGGAPLVSDPGFRLVSMAVEQGLEAVPIPGACAAIAGLCGAGLPTDRFMFCGFLPKKKGKLREALESVKDVQATLIFYESPKRVLKVIEGMTEVLGDRKAVLAREITKIHEEFLRGALSEIAKELNSREGVKGECTLIVGGSEDQTPDFGSLENVIKAEVAKGELSASKLSAKLAKQFGIEKKKVYAMVLAAKDAE, from the coding sequence GTGTCCACTCCTATAGGCAACCTGGAGGATATCACCTACAGGGCCATCAGAACCCTTGGGGAAGTGGACATTATTGCTGCGGAGGATACGCGCCAAACGCTCAAGCTGCTGAACCATTACAATATCAAAAAAAAACTGGTCGCCTGCCACGAGCACAACGAGCAGGAGGCCGCCAAAGGCTTGATTGACCAAATGCAGCAGGGTCAAAATGTGGCTTTGGTCTCGGACGGCGGCGCCCCGCTGGTTTCCGACCCGGGATTCCGGTTGGTATCCATGGCGGTGGAACAAGGCCTGGAGGCGGTTCCCATTCCCGGAGCCTGCGCGGCCATCGCCGGTTTATGCGGGGCCGGCCTGCCTACGGACCGGTTTATGTTCTGCGGATTTTTGCCCAAAAAGAAGGGGAAGCTAAGGGAAGCGCTGGAAAGCGTTAAAGACGTCCAGGCCACTCTGATTTTTTATGAGTCTCCCAAGAGGGTTTTGAAAGTCATAGAGGGAATGACGGAGGTTTTGGGGGACAGGAAGGCGGTTCTCGCCAGGGAAATCACTAAAATCCACGAAGAATTTTTGCGCGGCGCCCTTTCCGAGATAGCAAAGGAATTGAACTCCCGAGAAGGAGTTAAAGGCGAGTGCACGTTGATCGTGGGCGGGTCTGAAGACCAAACTCCGGACTTTGGCTCCTTGGAAAACGTAATTAAAGCGGAAGTCGCCAAGGGCGAGCTTTCAGCCTCTAAACTTTCGGCGAAACTAGCGAAACAATTTGGAATTGAGAAAAAAAAAGTGTATGCCATGGTATTGGCTGCAAAAGATGCAGAATAA
- the miaA gene encoding tRNA (adenosine(37)-N6)-dimethylallyltransferase MiaA produces MPSKDKIVVIAGPTGVGKSASTLPLAREFGGEIISADAVSVYRCLDIGAAKPGMEDRRLVPHHMIDVVDPDEDFDANIFAAQARAIAQSLHESGKRVFVDGGTGFYIKALLHGLFTQGRSDPELRESLRREAAQLGSHALHDRLKELDPPSAKRIHPNDAYRITRALEICILTGKPASAQQAAHGFEESPYDVLFFCLHREREILYQRTDQRVDQMLAMGLEQEVRGLLKNGYGPELKSMQSIGYRHMCQYITGALNYEDAVTLMKRDTRRLAKRQMTWFKAYPEIRWMAPDETEAMRREISLFLE; encoded by the coding sequence GTGCCTTCCAAAGATAAAATCGTGGTCATTGCAGGCCCGACCGGAGTGGGAAAAAGCGCCTCCACCCTTCCTCTCGCCAGGGAGTTTGGAGGCGAAATTATCAGCGCCGACGCCGTATCGGTATACCGATGCCTGGACATCGGCGCCGCCAAACCGGGAATGGAGGACCGCCGGCTGGTTCCCCACCACATGATCGACGTGGTGGATCCGGACGAGGATTTTGACGCTAACATCTTCGCCGCCCAGGCCCGGGCAATCGCCCAATCTCTCCATGAATCAGGCAAACGGGTCTTTGTGGACGGCGGGACCGGCTTTTACATTAAAGCCCTTCTTCACGGCCTGTTCACCCAAGGCCGGTCCGATCCCGAACTCAGGGAATCCCTAAGACGGGAAGCCGCTCAACTGGGCTCCCACGCCCTGCACGACCGCCTGAAGGAACTGGATCCCCCATCTGCTAAGCGCATTCACCCCAACGACGCTTATCGCATTACACGCGCCCTGGAAATCTGCATCCTGACGGGAAAGCCAGCCTCGGCCCAACAGGCCGCCCACGGTTTTGAAGAATCGCCCTACGACGTGCTTTTTTTCTGCCTGCACAGGGAGCGGGAAATCCTTTACCAGCGCACGGACCAACGGGTGGACCAAATGCTGGCCATGGGGCTGGAACAGGAGGTCCGGGGCCTGTTAAAAAACGGCTACGGCCCGGAATTGAAATCCATGCAATCCATCGGATACAGACACATGTGCCAATATATAACCGGGGCGCTGAATTACGAGGACGCCGTCACTCTCATGAAAAGGGACACCCGTCGCCTGGCCAAAAGGCAGATGACCTGGTTTAAGGCCTACCCGGAAATACGATGGATGGCGCCTGACGAGACGGAGGCAATGCGCCGGGAGATCTCTCTGTTTCTGGAATGA
- a CDS encoding murein hydrolase activator EnvC family protein: MPFSMGKKILVLVCLALTATSLQQPAWAGDGKKEKIQEQIGETQEKIKNLEVTHRKMLAELEKADKSVASAQKRASQLKKDLQKTGEEIALAKSDLEQVTQRVKEAEDYAARRLAEYYKLTQTGTASVILGSNSVFDASIRQDALKRIIAFDNQVWEDLNQDKNRLKTLTDSLENNRDEQARLEKELDRELAELKSQRAEKKKLLARVSKEKGLAQAALRSLEQAAKELSKTINRIKPSVKPPPKSSKAPSSSFASLKGKMGLPIPGGKIMAAFGAHKDPQFKATQFRSGVDIASEIGEPFHAIHDGKVVYSGWFKGYGNMIIIDHGEAYFSVCAHAEDLFKEKGQTVETGEVIGTVGDSGSFSGPGLYFEIRHHSTPLDPAEWLRKEN, from the coding sequence TTGCCTTTTTCAATGGGAAAAAAAATTCTGGTTTTAGTCTGCCTGGCGCTGACGGCGACGAGTCTGCAACAGCCGGCTTGGGCCGGCGACGGCAAGAAGGAAAAAATCCAGGAGCAGATTGGAGAAACCCAGGAGAAAATCAAGAATCTGGAAGTGACGCATCGTAAGATGCTTGCTGAACTGGAAAAAGCGGATAAATCCGTGGCAAGCGCGCAAAAGCGCGCTTCGCAATTAAAAAAGGATTTGCAAAAGACCGGAGAAGAAATAGCCCTTGCCAAAAGCGACCTGGAACAGGTAACACAAAGGGTGAAAGAGGCAGAGGATTACGCCGCAAGGCGGCTGGCTGAGTATTATAAACTGACCCAGACCGGAACCGCTTCGGTCATTCTGGGGTCCAACTCGGTCTTTGACGCGTCGATCAGGCAGGACGCCCTGAAACGGATCATCGCCTTTGACAACCAGGTTTGGGAGGATCTGAACCAGGACAAAAACCGGCTTAAGACTTTGACGGACAGCCTGGAGAACAACCGGGACGAGCAGGCCAGGCTGGAAAAGGAGTTGGATCGGGAGCTTGCTGAGCTAAAAAGTCAAAGGGCGGAAAAAAAGAAGTTGTTAGCCCGGGTCAGCAAAGAAAAGGGCCTTGCCCAGGCTGCGCTAAGATCTCTGGAGCAGGCGGCCAAGGAGTTGAGCAAGACCATCAACCGCATCAAACCGTCGGTCAAGCCGCCTCCCAAATCATCCAAGGCGCCATCCAGTTCCTTTGCTTCGCTCAAGGGAAAAATGGGCCTGCCGATTCCCGGAGGCAAAATCATGGCCGCCTTTGGCGCCCATAAAGATCCACAGTTCAAGGCCACCCAATTCCGAAGCGGCGTGGATATCGCCTCGGAAATCGGGGAGCCCTTTCACGCCATCCATGACGGCAAGGTCGTCTACTCAGGTTGGTTCAAAGGGTATGGCAACATGATAATTATTGACCACGGAGAAGCCTATTTTTCGGTTTGCGCCCATGCTGAAGACCTTTTTAAGGAAAAAGGGCAAACAGTGGAAACCGGGGAGGTAATAGGCACCGTTGGAGACTCGGGCTCTTTTTCAGGTCCGGGCTTATATTTTGAAATCAGACATCATTCAACGCCGCTTGACCCCGCTGAGTGGTTGAGAAAGGAAAATTGA
- a CDS encoding YraN family protein, which translates to MKSDHKARGSRGEELAARFLKKQGYKILETNYRCALGEIDIIARHKKVLAFVEVKTRTSTAFGHPKSAVTPKKQRKISMVALEYLKKNRKLDQPARFDVVSILSDGEDPKIEIIQNAFELAYP; encoded by the coding sequence ATGAAGTCCGACCATAAAGCCCGCGGCAGCCGGGGGGAAGAACTGGCGGCCCGATTCCTGAAAAAGCAAGGCTACAAAATTCTGGAAACCAATTACCGTTGCGCCTTAGGCGAAATCGACATCATTGCCAGGCACAAAAAGGTATTGGCTTTTGTGGAGGTCAAAACCCGGACCAGCACAGCTTTCGGCCATCCCAAAAGCGCCGTCACGCCCAAAAAGCAGCGCAAAATTTCCATGGTCGCCCTGGAGTATTTGAAAAAAAATCGAAAACTTGACCAACCGGCTCGGTTTGATGTGGTGTCAATTTTATCTGACGGAGAAGATCCCAAAATAGAGATAATTCAAAATGCCTTTGAACTCGCATACCCATGA
- a CDS encoding ribonuclease HII yields MKDPWSFENEAHKKGYTRIAGVDEAGRGPLAGPVVSAAVVLPGNADLPGVDDSKKLTPKKRDALFESIYEQAIGIGIGIIDPVEIDRINILQASLLSMLVSVENLEPAPDYLLIDGPFSIKSFLPQTPIKHGDSLSISIAAASIVAKVTRDRLMERYDQEFPAFGFAKHKGYGTKAHREAISLNGPCSIHRFSFRGVGDSPLEAS; encoded by the coding sequence ATGAAAGACCCTTGGTCTTTTGAAAACGAGGCTCACAAGAAAGGCTACACTCGCATTGCCGGAGTGGACGAAGCCGGACGTGGGCCTTTGGCCGGCCCGGTGGTTTCCGCCGCAGTGGTGTTGCCGGGCAACGCCGACCTACCCGGGGTGGACGACTCCAAAAAACTGACTCCCAAAAAGCGCGACGCCTTGTTCGAAAGCATTTATGAACAGGCCATCGGCATAGGAATTGGCATCATCGATCCGGTTGAGATAGACCGGATTAATATTCTCCAGGCCTCTCTGCTCAGCATGCTGGTCAGCGTGGAAAATCTGGAGCCCGCGCCGGACTATCTGCTCATTGACGGGCCTTTCAGCATCAAGAGTTTTTTGCCGCAAACCCCTATAAAACATGGGGATTCCCTTTCTATTTCCATTGCCGCGGCATCTATTGTCGCTAAAGTTACGCGGGACAGACTCATGGAACGCTATGACCAGGAGTTTCCTGCTTTCGGCTTTGCCAAGCATAAGGGCTACGGCACCAAGGCGCATCGAGAGGCAATCTCCCTTAACGGCCCCTGCTCCATCCACCGATTTTCCTTTCGAGGCGTGGGCGATTCGCCTTTGGAAGCCTCATGA
- the pyrE gene encoding orotate phosphoribosyltransferase: MKQELIDFLCKKSVNFSDEPSFKLVSGRLSRFYVNCKPTILHPRGMYLVGHLVMEAVKEAKLDGIGGLTFGADPVAMAAAFASELMGCPIKAFSIRKEPKDHGIIKWVEGDMQEGERVAVVDDVVTTGGSTIKAIERARSQGLEVAKAVILVDRQEGGLENVAKLVPDASAIVTRAELLEAWNKLNK; the protein is encoded by the coding sequence ATGAAACAAGAACTTATTGATTTTCTTTGTAAAAAGTCCGTAAATTTTTCTGACGAGCCTTCTTTCAAACTGGTGTCCGGCCGGCTGAGCCGGTTTTACGTCAATTGCAAGCCCACCATTCTTCATCCCCGTGGAATGTACCTTGTGGGACATTTGGTCATGGAAGCCGTGAAAGAGGCCAAGTTGGACGGCATCGGAGGCCTGACTTTCGGAGCCGATCCCGTGGCCATGGCCGCCGCCTTCGCCTCGGAGCTTATGGGCTGCCCCATCAAGGCGTTTTCCATCCGCAAGGAACCCAAAGACCACGGCATTATCAAGTGGGTGGAAGGCGACATGCAGGAAGGGGAGCGCGTGGCCGTGGTGGACGACGTGGTGACTACCGGCGGCTCCACCATCAAGGCCATTGAGCGGGCCCGCTCCCAGGGCCTGGAAGTGGCCAAGGCCGTTATCCTGGTGGATCGTCAGGAAGGCGGACTGGAAAACGTGGCCAAACTGGTCCCGGACGCCAGCGCTATCGTGACCCGTGCGGAATTGCTCGAAGCCTGGAACAAACTCAATAAATAA
- a CDS encoding S41 family peptidase — translation MTFTKRFHKTGYAAFFTLFCSLLLAAVFSVQTAQADEEAYKNLKLFSQVIEIIENNYVDEVKTEDLISGAIQGMVQTLDPHSEFMPPESYKDLKESTKGEFGGIGIQISMKDGYVTVIAPIMGTPGFRAGIQAGDVIVAVDGESTLDMKLTEAVKKMRGEKGTYVTLSIYRKGMKKAKDYKILRDIIEVASVHETSLAPHFGYVRITNFTESTETDLLEAIEGLRQDEQELSGLILDLRNNPGGLLHQAISVSDVFLSKGVIVSHKGRRATSSQEYHASPSRRDVKCPMVVLINGGSASASEIVAGALQDHRRAVLLGTTSFGKGSVQTVEPLRDGYALKLTIARYYTPSGRSIQAEGIVPDIIVKAGFDKKKKDDKDDEENSEFVYLKEKDLKNHLDAESDAGEEEQGQEETADDQEQELDIPSETPKEEVKTGEPVGPEQDPTKIFGYLDVDQLLKDHQIKRALDILKGYSLLSGLEK, via the coding sequence ATGACTTTTACCAAAAGATTCCACAAAACAGGTTATGCAGCCTTTTTCACCCTATTTTGTTCCCTCCTGCTCGCCGCCGTCTTTTCGGTCCAAACGGCGCAAGCGGATGAGGAGGCATACAAAAACCTCAAACTTTTTTCTCAGGTGATTGAAATCATCGAGAACAATTACGTGGACGAAGTCAAGACCGAGGACTTGATCTCCGGCGCCATCCAGGGAATGGTGCAGACGCTGGATCCTCATAGCGAATTCATGCCCCCTGAATCGTACAAGGACCTTAAGGAAAGCACCAAAGGGGAATTCGGCGGCATTGGAATTCAAATTTCCATGAAGGACGGATACGTCACCGTAATAGCTCCCATCATGGGAACTCCGGGTTTCAGGGCCGGCATCCAGGCCGGCGACGTGATTGTGGCGGTGGACGGAGAGTCCACGCTGGATATGAAGCTGACCGAGGCCGTCAAAAAAATGCGGGGGGAAAAAGGCACCTACGTGACCTTGTCCATCTACCGCAAGGGCATGAAAAAAGCCAAAGATTACAAAATATTAAGGGATATCATTGAGGTTGCAAGCGTCCATGAAACCTCTTTGGCGCCCCATTTCGGATATGTGCGCATAACCAATTTCACGGAATCCACCGAGACCGATCTTTTGGAAGCCATAGAAGGGCTCAGGCAGGACGAACAGGAACTCAGCGGTTTGATTCTGGACCTCAGAAACAATCCGGGCGGCCTCTTGCATCAGGCGATTTCCGTTTCCGACGTATTTTTAAGTAAAGGGGTCATAGTTTCTCATAAAGGCAGACGCGCCACCTCGAGCCAGGAGTACCATGCAAGCCCTAGCCGCAGGGACGTCAAATGCCCCATGGTGGTTTTGATCAACGGAGGCTCGGCCAGCGCATCGGAGATTGTGGCCGGAGCTCTGCAGGATCACAGAAGAGCAGTGCTGCTTGGAACCACCTCTTTTGGCAAAGGCTCCGTCCAAACTGTCGAGCCTTTGCGCGACGGATACGCCTTGAAGCTGACCATCGCCCGTTACTATACTCCCAGCGGCCGTTCCATCCAGGCCGAGGGCATTGTTCCGGACATCATTGTCAAGGCCGGGTTTGACAAGAAAAAGAAAGATGACAAAGACGATGAAGAAAATTCTGAATTCGTCTATCTGAAGGAAAAGGATCTTAAAAACCACCTGGACGCTGAGTCGGACGCAGGCGAAGAGGAGCAAGGCCAGGAGGAAACCGCAGATGACCAGGAGCAGGAGTTGGATATTCCTTCCGAAACTCCGAAAGAAGAGGTAAAGACAGGGGAGCCTGTGGGGCCGGAGCAAGATCCCACCAAGATATTCGGCTATCTGGATGTTGACCAACTATTGAAGGATCATCAGATTAAAAGAGCGCTCGACATACTTAAAGGGTACAGTTTGTTATCGGGTTTGGAAAAATAG
- a CDS encoding TetR/AcrR family transcriptional regulator, producing MEPKQKNGKHEQIMSAAIKVFAEKGYFQSTIAQIARAAGVADGTIYLYFKNKEDIMAQFVNQQSKKFFDTFTSMFEGKQSAIERLKALIRLHFQVSQEDRYVALVYQVEMRRSDRLMKEDIKDALRMYHDLVGQIVEEGQQEGAIRHDVQIGLVKRMIFATVDEVITSWVMAGGKYDLEPLAEPLANLLLQGIQATPTA from the coding sequence GTGGAGCCCAAGCAAAAAAATGGCAAGCACGAACAGATTATGTCGGCAGCCATAAAAGTATTTGCAGAAAAAGGGTATTTTCAATCAACCATCGCGCAGATCGCCCGGGCTGCCGGGGTTGCTGACGGAACCATATATCTTTATTTCAAGAACAAGGAAGATATCATGGCGCAATTCGTCAACCAGCAGTCCAAGAAGTTCTTTGACACCTTTACGTCCATGTTCGAAGGCAAGCAAAGCGCCATTGAAAGGCTGAAGGCCTTAATCAGGCTTCACTTTCAGGTATCCCAGGAAGACCGGTATGTAGCCCTGGTCTACCAGGTGGAAATGCGGCGGAGCGACCGCCTTATGAAAGAGGACATAAAGGACGCCTTGAGGATGTACCACGATTTGGTGGGCCAGATCGTGGAGGAAGGCCAGCAAGAGGGCGCGATTCGGCACGACGTGCAGATTGGCCTGGTCAAGCGCATGATTTTCGCCACCGTGGATGAGGTGATCACATCATGGGTTATGGCCGGCGGAAAATACGATCTGGAGCCCTTGGCCGAGCCTCTGGCGAATTTATTATTGCAAGGCATCCAGGCAACGCCTACCGCGTGA
- a CDS encoding cell division protein FtsX, which translates to MQPMYYFKQALDDIRGAKVLHGLAISTITLIFLLTGVFALVFINVSQLMTAQQDNVRMMVYLKSGLTAPELGPIQQAIEKTNRVKSAEFVSKDQALERLRTSMDNQAGLLDDLSDNPLPDAFEVVASPGEGGWQGVKMTAATIKKIAGVDEVNFGQAWLEKFSMVAELSRAAAIAIGFLLMVAALSITANTIRLVLYNRRDEIKIMELVGATNGFIRASFYIQGMIQGLLGGLAALGLLALVFFIIVAGAPAQELLGRFEFQFIPIKYCILGLLLSVGVGAAGCHLSFAQFTKD; encoded by the coding sequence ATGCAGCCTATGTACTATTTCAAGCAGGCGTTAGACGATATCAGGGGGGCCAAAGTGCTCCATGGGCTGGCTATTTCCACGATCACGCTTATCTTTTTACTTACTGGGGTTTTCGCCCTGGTGTTCATCAACGTCTCCCAGCTGATGACCGCGCAGCAGGACAATGTGCGCATGATGGTTTATCTCAAATCGGGATTGACGGCGCCTGAGTTGGGCCCCATTCAACAGGCCATTGAAAAAACCAACCGGGTGAAATCCGCGGAGTTCGTCAGCAAAGACCAGGCCCTTGAAAGGCTGCGCACGTCCATGGACAATCAGGCGGGCCTGCTGGACGATCTTTCGGACAACCCCCTGCCCGACGCGTTTGAGGTTGTCGCCTCCCCAGGAGAAGGAGGATGGCAAGGCGTGAAGATGACCGCCGCGACAATCAAAAAAATTGCGGGCGTGGACGAAGTAAATTTCGGCCAGGCCTGGCTGGAGAAATTCTCTATGGTCGCAGAACTGTCCCGCGCGGCGGCCATAGCCATAGGCTTTTTGCTGATGGTCGCGGCCTTGTCCATCACAGCCAACACCATCAGGCTGGTCTTGTACAACAGGCGGGATGAAATAAAAATCATGGAACTGGTAGGCGCAACCAACGGGTTTATTCGTGCGTCTTTTTACATACAAGGCATGATTCAAGGCCTGCTTGGCGGGCTGGCCGCCTTGGGCCTATTGGCTTTGGTCTTTTTCATTATTGTTGCGGGCGCCCCCGCTCAGGAATTGTTAGGCAGGTTTGAGTTTCAATTCATCCCCATAAAATACTGCATATTGGGGCTGCTTCTGTCCGTAGGCGTCGGCGCCGCCGGATGCCATCTTTCCTTCGCCCAATTTACTAAGGATTGA
- the rplS gene encoding 50S ribosomal protein L19: MDVIKQIEQEQMRYDLPQFEAGDTVNVHVRIIEGTKERLQAFKGVVIAKKSGTTNATFTVRKVSYGVGVERVFHAHSPSIDHIEVVSRGKVRRAKLYYLRKLRGKAARIKEKRF, translated from the coding sequence ATGGATGTAATCAAACAGATCGAACAAGAGCAAATGCGTTACGACCTGCCCCAATTTGAGGCGGGCGACACTGTCAACGTGCACGTTAGAATCATCGAAGGCACCAAAGAGCGCCTCCAGGCGTTCAAAGGCGTGGTCATCGCCAAGAAAAGCGGCACCACCAACGCCACCTTCACCGTGCGCAAAGTGTCTTACGGCGTGGGCGTAGAAAGGGTTTTCCATGCCCATTCTCCCAGCATCGACCACATTGAAGTGGTCAGCCGCGGCAAGGTCCGCAGGGCCAAGCTGTACTACCTGCGCAAACTTCGCGGCAAAGCTGCCAGAATCAAAGAAAAGCGCTTCTAG